The stretch of DNA TATGTGACACGctggacaagaacgggacagttgggtttaggaaaaaaaggtGGCTGGCATACGCAGAGTTTGcgggggggcagggggagcactgACACCCTGGCGGCTGaagcgggtaattgcattgtttcaaaaatgagtggaataattacttctggcatgaccagatattttacaaatattttaaattacacaaaacaattaaatggtggtaggtaatacatcggATTTCATATTATGCCTACTGCTTTAgtggacatcttaccgtgccaacgttgcaataaggttgcctaaatgccatgtatataaatttgatgtcagcttactaattgattgcgcgttttgtgtagatttggacttttatacattttattccactttgtttaaacggcgaggTGGATCTCCTGATCACTGTGAATTactttttcattcttttttttttttttcgtgtcattggattacggcaaaatatggctcttttttctcaacgtgtctttacgttttatggtgtgactgcgcttggtttctgcgtttggagaggcatctcaacagactggaggtccaacactgattgttcaccgttacattttagttgaatttaagtgtcggggcattctgccaccgtctgtctattgcgttccaagacagccgtgccgcgattggatttcatgagggcgagttgttaaattgttacaatgtaatttaaaatctgctttaaaaataaacatatgtttatttagcatgtttgttttgttcataTGTGCTtgtgctgtgttccccaagtggtaggccaggtctcagctgctacaatgagtttttttttgccccccctggctcgaatgtcaaactcTGCTTATGGTGGCTGGGATTATAAAATGAACGTTTCAGTGATACACGGGACAATAACAAGACACGAACCCTGGTCTCTGTgttgtttgatccatccaccaccccaaccaacctccctacgcggaatttcgggctttcatactactcgctaccattgtcgctcttaatactacgtcatcttcacaCGCCCcgaagctgctgctctgcccggtgcacTCCATACAGACGCTGAGGGGTGCTTattgcgtcgtatctgacgctgagagctactgaccaagcgtccgtattttatgagttgggagtgaggACGGGTTGACAGTGGAGCCTGCACCTGAATCGACTCTACAGTGGAGGCCTGCAGCTAGACCCCACTTGGCATTTCTGTTTACTTTGTCCTGCTGCTCTCACAACAAAATTTAAAATGGATACCAATTTTTTCTGTTTGAAAATCACAGATGATAAACaaagacattaaaacatgagACTCCACATTGTCTGTTATAGTAGCTCAGTGTGGACTTGAAGGAGTgaataattcatttttttcgATCATCGATTAAAAGCTGTATTGAGAAGAATAATCAGTAATGATAAGTGTTTATCAAAACTATATTTATATCTTCAGATTGGAAAAGAATGAACGACAAGAACATACAATTAAATACAGAAGTTCTCTTTGAGGAGGAAATATgaataattatatttttaatctGGTTAAGCCGTCAGTGTGATGTTTGAGTTGTTTCCTCTTTGCTAGGcttctgtttttaatttgcaaaactttttgttgttgttcatttgtctctctgtgtgttgcagaTGGCATTAATGCTTTTAGAGGCAAAGTGGAAAACAGCCCTGAGCTCCATCCTGGAGGAGCTGACCGATTCACAATTCAGGAAAATGCTGCTAAATCTGGTCAAAATCCCTCAAGGAGTGAAGGATGGCAAGGCCAGAGAAGATATCCCTTATTTAATTGTCCAATACTACAGGACTGAAGATTCCATCTCTGTAATCGATAAAGAAATGAAGAATATACCAAGGCACGATGCTGCAGTCCAGGAGCCGCTGCGCCCCTTTGTGGagaaactgaagaaacaacGGCAAGGAAAAAAAGGTGAGTTGATAAGATTAAGGGTGTTAATCGATATATATACCTGCTAATTTTTTGATACTACCtcggtcgaggttccaagcaagCTGAGCTGAAACAAGGTGAAGTCCTTAGACAGAATCGTCAGTAGCACCACAGGAGACATCTTGCACAAACttacaatttttaaaaaaaaccatcCTAACGTCAAAAGCGGCcacaattgtttttatattgacAAGACCTAGATGATTAAAAATGGCAACACAAAAGTACACTGTAGACGTTTGTTTGTCGATTAAAATTATCTAGCGAGTGTTGCGTTAAAGATGATATAAGAGCAGAGTATAGTTTATTATTGTTGAACACCTTTTGTGGTCACTTACAGTAATCGGGTCACCTGGTGTAGGCGGAGAAAACAATAGGGATATCATCTGTTAACTTGTGCGGTTGGGGCAATAGAGAGAGGGGGTAATGGGTGAAGTCTTATTTTTGCTGACCGCTGTTCAACGCAGTTTATCGTATAACTTCTGGAAACCCTTTGTACGCCATTGAAACATGGAAGGTCTTGGATACACAACCTTGTTAGCTTCTCCTGCAAATAAATGTACAAAACGCAGTCAATGGCGGCTAAATTGTAGTTTCAGATAGTCAGCCTACACTAAGGGGGAACTAGCCGTAGTGGAAAACCAAAAGagaaaagtactaataccaaaTGTGAGTTGAGTCGAACCATGAAGTAGAAAATATAATAAAGAGTTGAGTAACTACTACAAAACATGCAGTATATGATACATAAAAAAGACTGAACTTAAAAGgcagaaatataaaacacattcactcagccATTTCTGAAAAACGCTAAATGAGAGAACCATTTTCAATTTGTTGTTTGTACCTTTTGAATGTCTTTTTCAGGGACGACAAGAAAACTTTCAATTGACTACGGATCAGTGGCCAAAAAGCTAAAACCTGCAGCTGGTAGGTCAACTAAAGGAAATCAAACATTATGACTGGGTGATGAACATAAAGTATCACTTAGATAAATAGGCAGATGTATCTCTGGTAAACTTCTGTTAAACTGATGAGCTTCATAATGAATAGTAACCAAATTCCACCAAGCAAACCATGTTCAAGATCATTgatattcaaaaaataaaaacgtttgACTTTAAAACCATCGACAGTGTGCAACAACACTGatgtttgtttcttctttttaagaTCAACTGAAGAGCTCCCAACCTGACCAGGTGAGAAAGACAAAGGTTAATAATACTACACCCTGATGCTGtgcacaaatgtttttttctttttttttttatacatataaaAGTATTCCTTTTTACTCTCTTCTCTTGTATCTAGACGAAAACCAAAAGCTCAAACAGCGAGCTTTACAGTGACAGTACAATATGTTGTGTAGACAATCAACAAATCAGACTTATGTTATTAAACTATTAAAAATGAACTAGAAGAATTCATTCTACGGTATGTTAAGTGATTTAATCTTGTGCTTTGTTCAGATGGATCCTGTTAAAGCCGCGAAGCCCAAAAAGAAGCccaaaaagaagacagaaaagCAAGACTCATACCTGAAACATCAAGCATCAGCTTCAGCATCAACtaatgtaaaaagaaattaGCAATAGTTTAATAAGACTACttatacaacaagtagatcCTACCAGACAATCCGATTGGTCAGCTAAACAATTAAAACGTGCTGACTTAATAAAGAGTATTGGAATTAAATATCTGCACTTCAAAGTATTCTTGGCACTGCAAATAGTAGATTTATAGAAAAAAGAAACTTACCTGAAGATCCCACAACAACTTACTGTACTTTTTAGGAGTTTTCAATCCCATTGCATGGTCTTAAAAGTATAAATGGATACATGTAGTAGGTCACAGGCCCATTCGCATTTAAATGATATGAGTGCACTTAAGAAGTCTACATGACATCATCGCCTACATCCTGTCATCAGTCCCTATATCACGTTCTCTGCGACAATATGTTCCATAGACACTCAGAACattatgaaatgaaatgaatgaaaatgaacaaGAGGAATTCTTTGTAATGGTGTTTTTATCTTGTGATTTGTTCAGATGGATCGTGTTGGAGCCGTGGAGACTGAAAAGACAGAGGAACAAGATTTGTCCCTGAAACCAGTTGAATCCATAAAAACCTTCAAGGTAGCAAGAGAGCATTTGCAATATCCATAAAATAAAACCATAGACATAATCAAACATTCTATAATAAACCTGTTAAAGACAATTAGATGTTACTCTCATctctgtatatattatatatgtaaatatCTGTATAATATTGTGTGGTTCGCAAACCTCTACTATGAATGTCAATCTGTCTTTATTCAGGTTCTAAGTGCTGCTGTCCAGACTGGGAAGATTCAAATAATGGGAATTAAAAAGTCCAATAAGACGAACACTCACCTGGTGGTGGAGTTCAACAAGCGAAAGCGGAATGTGTTTATGACAACTCGACTTCTGGCAAACGCATTTGGCCTCAAAGTGGAGGATGATTTTGAAAGGCAACTCCGCTATCAAATGCCGCTCACAGCAGAAGCAAAACTTCAAGGAAAAAAAGTTACGGACATTAAAAAGGTGAAAAAGACGTATTTGTAGAAGGCGAATGCGGTTTACTTTTAAGTACTGTCGTTGCTGTACTGGAAGTCCACCTAACTGTGTTTAGTCAAGATGGTGctttcattttaagttttgtTAAGAAAGTTAGGCCAATGACGGATTAAACTATGATGGCAACGTTTGAGATGCAATTATATACAAAAGAATACACAATTGTCTGTGAATATTCTTCTAATGGAATTTCTTTTTGCTATTTCTGTCACGTTTTTTGGCACCTTACTAATTCAAAAAAATTTAACGTACCAACTTTAGTAGAACATCAAAACATTCAGCTCAATTAGGACATTCTGGCTATTATACCGACTTTCCATGACTTTCATAATTTCCGAAATATTCAAAGTTTTCCGGGCAATTTTCcccatttaaatgaatgaagaCAATGTTCAAAACTGAAACATTCACACTTTTTCATACACTATCTCCTTAGTCATAATTTCAGCTTGAAACTCCATTCCAACTTCAAAATGTTACAAATATTACGTACATTCTAggtattattcaactttcaaGTCCCATTCAAACTTTTTCACATATTCAACCGTCTCTGAAGCGTagaaaaagtttttcttttatagATTTTTGCCCACCTATTGGTTAAGTTAGGGTGGTGCTCTTATTGTAagtgttgttttgtgtctttttcagAGATGGGTTACTCCCAGTAACTACCAGTGGGTGGTTGGCTGCACGGCCCTTGTACCACTGTCCTgtcctttctttttctgtttgtttttaataaaagagcCCCTTATGGGGctacatttttacattagtgTCTATTGGAACAGCTAGAGGGGTGTCATTGCACATTTGAGTGGAGAGGAtcttaaacaacttttgaaaaACTTGTTTGTAAACAGAAATTCGTTCTAATTGTGTTTAATCTTGTGGTTTGTTCAGATGGATCCTGTTGGAGATGTGAAGCCCGACCAGAAGACAGAAGAGC from Sander lucioperca isolate FBNREF2018 chromosome 13, SLUC_FBN_1.2, whole genome shotgun sequence encodes:
- the LOC118492966 gene encoding uncharacterized protein LOC118492966, whose protein sequence is MALMLLEAKWKTALSSILEELTDSQFRKMLLNLVKIPQGVKDGKAREDIPYLIVQYYRTEDSISVIDKEMKNIPRHDAAVQEPLRPFVEKLKKQRQGKKGTTRKLSIDYGSVAKKLKPAADQLKSSQPDQVRKTKMDPVKAAKPKKKPKKKTEKQDSYLKHQASASASTNMDRVGAVETEKTEEQDLSLKPVESIKTFKVLSAAVQTGKIQIMGIKKSNKTNTHLVVEFNKRKRNVFMTTRLLANAFGLKVEDDFERQLRYQMPLTAEAKLQGKKVTDIKKMDPVGDVKPDQKTEEQDLSLNLSAPYKTFKVQSAAVQTGRIQIVGIKKSNQTNTHLVVKFNSKTRNVFVTTRLLANTFGLEVDDDFDRRLRHQITAEAKLQGKKITEIKKVKKTLSVECSKCCCPDWEDSNNGN